One window from the genome of Eucalyptus grandis isolate ANBG69807.140 chromosome 7, ASM1654582v1, whole genome shotgun sequence encodes:
- the LOC104452944 gene encoding NADPH:quinone oxidoreductase — MESTGVASPVIKVAAICGSIRKASSNRGLIRSAIEICEESVKGMQIELIDVSPLPMINTDLEVNGRFPPAVEAFRQKVLAADSILFASPEYNYSITPPLKNAIDWASRPPNVWADKAAAIVSSAGGSGGRRAQHHLRQIGVFVDLHFINKPEFSINGHELPTKFDSEGNLVDPETKERLKKVLQALQAFTLRLQGR; from the exons atggaatcTACGGGGGTCGCTAGCCCAGTGATCAAGGTCGCGGCAATCTGCGGGTCAATTCGAAAGGCTTCTTCCAATCGAGGCCTCATTCGTTCCG CGATCGAGATATGTGAGGAATCGGTGAAGGGGATGCAAATAGAGCTGATCGACGTGTCGCCGCTTCCGATGATAAACACGGACCTCGAAGTCAACGGCAGGTTCCCGCCGGCAGTCGAGGCTTTTCGCCAGAAGGTTCTAGCAGCAGACAGCATCCTCTTTGCTTCCCCTGAGTATAACTACTCCATCACTC CACCTTTGAAGAATGCAATCGACTGGGCATCTAGACCACCAAATGTTTGGGCCGATAAGGCAGCTGCCATTGTGAGCTCGGCAGGAGGTTCTGGTGGGAGACGAGCGCAGCATCATCTCCGTCAAATTGGAGTCTTTGTCGATCTTCATTTCATCAACAAGCCTGAATTCTCCATAAACGGACACGAACTGCCCACGAAATTCGACAGTGAGGGGAACTTGGTTGATCCAGAGACTAAGGAGAGACTCAAGAAAGTTCTTCAAGCACTGCAGGCATTTACATTGCGACTGCAGGGTCGATGA
- the LOC120295966 gene encoding nuclear polyadenylated RNA-binding protein 3-like has product MQETHDPPHSSSKFAEIQDKTSEDSRDKVKTNVSRCEDEGQKRPKLEKPLLSELEAGQKEEREQEDDGDDNDDNGGSKKSLISRPLHEPGEKDEELKQDQVVDSEEHLYSSMVIISL; this is encoded by the coding sequence ATGCAAGAGACCCATGATCCACCGCATTCCTCGAGCAAATTCGCCGAAATCCAGGACAAAACCAGCGAAGATTCGAGAGACAAGGTCAAGACTAACGTCTCTCGCTGTGAAGACGAAGGACAGAAGAGACCCAAGTTGGAAAAGCCATTGCTTTCAGAACTAGAAGCTGggcaaaaggaagagagagaacaagaagaTGACGGTGATGACAATGACGACAATGGCGGCAGCAAGAAGAGTTTGATTTCACGTCCACTGCATGAACCCggtgagaaagatgaagaactcaAACAAGATCAAGTGGTTGACTCTGAAGAACATTTGTATTCCAGTATGGTGATTATATCATTGTAA
- the LOC104452942 gene encoding DNA-directed RNA polymerases I and III subunit RPAC2: MECASFRDQWNATFILAEEDHTLANALRFTLNQVPQVIFCGYSIPHPSDARVNVRVQTTEKVARDVLKDACQHLMLRCQHIRGTFDKAVDDFRTKNPPDDHPSQNMDSD, encoded by the exons ATGGAATGCGCATCCTTTAGAGATCAATGGAATGCCACATTTATTCTTGCGGAGGAGGATCATACACTTGCAAATGCCCTCAGATTTACCTTGAATCAAGT TCCACAGGTCATATTTTGTGGTTACAGCATTCCTCATCCTTCGGATGCCCGGGTTAATGTTAGAGTTCAAACAACAG AAAAGGTGGCAAGAGATGTATTGAAAGATGCATGCCAACATCTGATGcttaggtgtcaacacataaGGGGCACATTCGATAAGGCTGTGGACGATTTCAGAACAAAAAATCCTCCTGATGACCATCCTTCCCAGAACATGGACTCAGATTAA